One Aphidius gifuensis isolate YNYX2018 linkage group LG3, ASM1490517v1, whole genome shotgun sequence DNA window includes the following coding sequences:
- the LOC122850803 gene encoding uncharacterized protein LOC122850803: protein MAQNNDGPSNKKRKLNKDEMKRVCDLLSIRVGKLNVDENQKITLLVDDMKMDAMNITQDEYALLDKSYFSRNTENVDMDCCKFKQTKNFNIDLDIRTILKTINVKGYIDQCTLNYYKTGDFKAPHHHGYRQRFKGTLILLLPSEYVGGEFCFGDYNAEKDIDKSTLRFIYFNNGLQPSVTKVSSGNRLSLVYNVHGPNYERKNVIGSDDTDIYLPDEHYKKLLDYTINYCKGKTNILLGLYKYRDAAFNKRLRNDIKAKYKVIKVAVDEVSSISQVTTVYSLKYDLYEDDKYALADRGGREKEFRHLVDEEFEVRHKLFAEHCALKYKKIDLTIEYRDRYKDSIEKEYSVDIYTAHLINPNSDYDSNDDDSYDDNYDDDDTD, encoded by the exons ATGGCACAAAATAATGATGGACCATCAA ataaaaaaagaaagctaAACAAAGATGAGATGAAAAGAGTTTGTGATCTCCTGAGCATTCGCGTTGGAAAACTAAATGTtgatgaaaatcaaaaaattactcTATTAGTTGATGACATGAAAATGGATGCAATGAACATTACTCAAGATGAATATGCACTCTTAGATAAATCTTATTTTTCTCGAAATACTGAAAACGTTGACATGGATTGTTGtaaattcaaacaaacaaaaaattttaacattgatTTGGATATCAGGACAATACTCAAGACAATAAATGTTAAAGGATACATTGATCAATGTACATTAAATTACTACAAAACTGGTGATTTTAAAGCTCCACATCATCATGGATATCGTCAAAGATTTAAAGGTACATTGATTTTGTTATTACCATCAGAATATGTTGGGGGTGAATTTTGTTTTGGTGATTATAATGCTGAAAAAGACATAGATAAATCAACattaagatttatttattttaataatggatTGCAACCTTCAGTTACTAAAGTTTCAAGTGGCAATCGTTTATCATTGGTTTATAATGTTCATGGTCCTAATTATGAGCGAAAAAATGTTATTGGATCCGATGACACTGATATTTATTTGCCTGATGAACATTACAAGAAACTATTGGATTATACAATCAACTATTGTAAAGGAAAAACAAACATATTGCTTGGTCTCTATAAATATCGTGATGCTGCATTTAATAAACGTTTACGTAATGATATTAAAGCTAAATATAAAGTTATTAAAGTAGCAGTCGACGAAGTTTCTTCAATCAGTCAAGTTACAACagtatattcattaaaatatgaCTTATATGAGGATGATAAATATGCTCTAGCTGACCGAGGAGGAAGGGAAAAAGAATTTAGGCACCTTGTTGATGAAGAGTTTGAGGTTCGACACAAATTATTTGCCGAACACTGTGCTTTAAAGTATAAGAAAATCGATTTAACCATTGAATATAGAGACAGGTACAaagattcaattgaaaaagagTACTCAGTTGACATCTACACTGCTCATTTGATCAATCCAAATAGTGATTATGATAGTAATGACGACGATagttatgatgataattatgatgacGATGATACAGATTAG
- the LOC122850804 gene encoding F-box/LRR-repeat protein 2-like, translating to MPFVGKHCKNLTSLECEFDDKFLIYNADHFVQAFTQLDKLKCIKITMNDKSDFKTVDLSGIINSLPEEINEIYLFSPSQRKTVPMSFKKFTNLQKLTVHGLCSGSIFPEIAEKTTLVYLHIQLSNKFFLFNKLVNLEHIDLTLRMQPDDVFDTDTDTDLTTKVLDTIFCTCKNLKHLDIPRGPYDLAKISLKKWINFQNLEYLRINGNIMPDLANTIVQYCKNLKDLRIDNRHHCINETALKKLTELENLECLVLPDCNKLSDESIIAISNNCKKLKKLEIPAGYMFDSRPSPSVLHEISKLQYLEHLKLFMVKSLKDSTITAIANNCKYLKSLDIGCCRAITETGLGALTKLENLQKLDVRCIDIITDSFISKLKGLKELDCGGCRKLTDDGIIQVIKNSPDLTKIDVRNTIITINSSLLKMSAKRTCVEKDRQTFNDGDKDQKLEINSLDYDSLAKIFMLLPIPERIDMEEGK from the exons atgccatttgttggtaaacattgtaaaaatttaacaagccTTGAATGTGAATTTGACGACAAATTCTTAATTTATAATGCTGATcactttgttcaagcatttacacagttggataaattgaaatgcataaaaataacaatgaatgaTAAGTCCGATTTTAAAACAGTTGATTTATCTGGaataattaatagtcttccagaagaaattaatgaaatttatttattttctccgTCACAACGAAAAACAGTTCCTATG agttttaaaaaatttacaaatcttcaaaaattgacagTACATGGCCTCTGTTCAGGCAGCATTTTTCCAGAAATAGCAGaaaaaacaacacttgttTATCTTCACATTCAACTGtctaataagttttttttatttaacaaactcGTTAATTTGGAACATATTGACCTAACGCTGCGCATGCAGCCTGATGATGTTTTTGACACTGACACTGACACTGACCTCACTACAAAAGTACTTGatactattttttgtacatgcaaaaatctgaaacatcttgatattccaCGTGGTCCTTATGATTTAGCTAAAATTTCTCTcaaaaaatggataaacttTCAAAACTTAGAATATCTTCGTATTAATGGTAATATAATGCCTGACTtagcaaatacaattgttcaatattgcaagaatttaaaaGATTTGAGGATAGATAATCGTCATCACTGTATAAATGAAACtgctttaaaaaagttaacagagctggaaaatcttgaatgtttaGTATTGCCTGATTGCAATAAGCTCAGTGATGAatcaataattgcaatttcaaacaattgtaaaaaacttaaaaagtTAGAAATTCCTGCTGGCTATATGTTTGATTCACGTCCTTCTCCATCTGTTCTTcatgaaatatcaaaattgcaatatcttgaacatTTGAAATTGTTTATGGTAAAAAGTCTCAAAGATAGTACAATTACTGCcattgctaataattgtaaataccTGAAAAGTTTGGATATCGGATGTTGCAGAGCTATTACTGAAACAGGTCTCGGTGCTTTAACAAAgttggaaaatttacaaaaactagATGTAAGGtgtattgatataattacgGACAGCTTCATTAGTAAATTGAAAGGATTAAAAGAATTGGATTGTGGTGGTTGCAGGAAACTTACTGATGATGGTATCATTCAAGTCATAAAAAATAGCCCAGATCTTACAAAGATTGATGTCCGCAAtacaattattacaattaactcg agTTTACTTAAAATGAGTGCGAAAAGAACATGTGTTGAGAAAGACCGACAAACCTTTAATGATGGTGACAAGGATCAAAAACTTGAGATCAATTCACTGGATTACGACTCATTAGCAAAAATCTTTATGCTGctgccaataccagaaagaATAGATATGGAAGAAGGTaaataa
- the LOC122850805 gene encoding F-box/LRR-repeat protein 4-like, with the protein MPDLANTIVQYCKNLKDLRIHHPYHYMSDAALKKLTELVNLECLILLGCIKLSKESIIVISNNCKKLKRLEVPGCFIVPFAFLDEFSKLQYLEHLNLFGTLNLKSSAITAIANNCKNLKILQIQDCNVITEAALVAITKLENLQKLDISFIDIITDSFLIKLKGLKELHCNGCKKLTKVGIIELIKNNPDLDVIDVRLIGKIKIDFVIDADQVTKSRTNGIILHIKISNPSIIQASKSIIKSQWLVVEDI; encoded by the coding sequence ATGCCTGACTtagcaaatacaattgttcaatattgcaagaatttgaAAGACTTGAGAATACATCATCCTTATCACTATATGAGTGATGCTGCTTTAAAAAAGTTGACAGAGTTGGTAAATCTCGAATGTTTAATATTGCTTGGTTGCATTAAGCTCAGTAAGGAATCAATAATCGtcatttcaaacaattgtaaaaaacttaaacgtttagaaGTTCCTGGTTGCTTCATAGTACCATTTGCTTTTCTTGATGAgttttcaaaattacaatatcttgaacatctCAATTTGTTTGGGACATTAAATCTTAAAAGTAGTGCAATTACtgctattgctaataattgtaaaaatctaaaaattttacaaattcaaGATTGCAATGTTATTACTGAAGCAGCTCTTGTTGCTATAACAAAgttggaaaatttacaaaaactagACATAAgctttattgatataattacgGACAGCTTccttatcaaattaaaaggaTTAAAAGAATTGCATTGTAATGGTTGCAAGAAGCTTACTAAAGTTGGTATTATTgaacttataaaaaataatccagatcttgATGTGATTGATGTCAGACTCAtaggtaaaattaaaattgactttGTTATTGATGCTGATCAGGTTACTAAAAGtcgtacaaatggtattattttacacataaaaatatctaatccGTCAATAATACAAGCTTCcaagtcaataattaaatctcaatggttaGTTGTTGaagatatataa